The Gammaproteobacteria bacterium genome window below encodes:
- a CDS encoding MBL fold metallo-hydrolase: MNIRILGCSGGIGLGNKTTSLLIDDSVLIDCGTGLGDLSLDELSKLQHVFITHSHLDHIALLPMLLDTVYDALVDRPLTLHCKQETYDVLAKNIFNWDVWPNFFELPDPKTPVIIYESMQSGDCIEFGDKVIKMVEMNHSVPAAAYIINNGTGSIAFSGDSFTNDTFWDALNEEPRMDMIIVECGFTNEDEDIGRDAKHYYPNALADDLKKLNHRPELYISHLQPGKEDLIIEQLNTAISDFKIHQLTSGQIIRI, translated from the coding sequence ATGAATATACGTATCCTCGGCTGCAGCGGTGGAATTGGCTTAGGCAATAAGACCACCTCGCTATTAATAGATGACTCGGTGCTAATCGATTGTGGCACGGGTTTGGGCGACCTGTCGCTTGATGAACTGTCTAAACTCCAACATGTTTTCATTACTCATAGCCACCTAGATCATATTGCCTTATTACCGATGTTGTTGGACACGGTCTACGATGCTCTTGTAGATCGCCCTTTGACGTTGCACTGCAAACAAGAGACCTATGATGTGCTAGCAAAGAATATTTTCAATTGGGATGTGTGGCCAAACTTTTTCGAGTTACCTGATCCTAAAACTCCTGTGATTATTTATGAATCGATGCAGTCTGGCGACTGTATAGAGTTTGGCGACAAGGTCATAAAGATGGTGGAAATGAATCATTCTGTTCCTGCTGCGGCATATATCATCAACAATGGCACAGGCAGTATTGCATTCAGTGGCGATTCATTTACCAATGACACCTTCTGGGATGCGCTTAATGAAGAACCGCGAATGGATATGATTATTGTAGAGTGCGGGTTTACCAACGAAGATGAAGATATTGGTCGTGATGCGAAGCATTATTATCCTAATGCCTTGGCAGATGACTTAAAAAAATTAAACCATCGTCCAGAATTATACATTTCTCATTTGCAGCCAGGGAAAGAAGACTTGATCATCGAGCAGCTTAATACCGCTATTTCAGACTTTAAAATACATCAGCTCACCAGTGGCCAGATTATTAGGATCTAA
- a CDS encoding signal recognition particle protein codes for MFDSLSTRLAGTVQKLRGQARLSEENIQETLREVRMALLEADVALPVVKDFIASIKEKALGQEVLTSLSPGQALIKIVNDELAHLMGDANESLALAAQPPVVILIAGLQGAGKTTSIGKLSRFLTEKQNKSVAVVSCDVYRPAAIQQLQTLANEVGVEFIPSDTSQAPIDIAKRAVEQAKTQFKDVLLVDTAGRLHVDEKMMQEIIQLHQAIQPTETLFVVDSMSGQDAANSAKAFNEALPLTGVILTKTDGDARGGAALSVRHVTGKPIKFLGTGEKTTALEPFHPDRIASRILGMGDVVSLVEEVEQKVDHEKAQKLAKKIKKGKSFNMVDLKSQLEQMMSMGGMAGIMDKILGAAGMAQKASGMGDDKSLHQMIAIINSMTPHERRFPDVIKNTRKRRIAAGSGTQVQDVNRLLKQHLQMKKMMKKFSKKGGMQRMMQGLKGGGMPPGLG; via the coding sequence ATGTTTGATAGTTTATCCACTCGCCTTGCGGGTACTGTTCAAAAACTGCGCGGGCAAGCACGCTTAAGCGAAGAAAATATCCAAGAAACGTTGCGCGAAGTACGTATGGCTTTGCTAGAAGCCGACGTTGCGTTGCCGGTTGTCAAAGATTTTATTGCAAGCATTAAAGAGAAAGCTTTAGGCCAAGAAGTATTGACCAGTTTGTCTCCTGGTCAGGCGCTCATCAAGATTGTAAATGATGAGTTAGCGCATTTGATGGGGGATGCTAATGAATCATTAGCGCTCGCTGCGCAACCTCCTGTGGTTATATTAATTGCGGGATTACAAGGTGCAGGTAAAACCACCAGTATCGGTAAACTTTCTCGCTTTCTAACTGAGAAACAAAATAAATCTGTCGCGGTGGTGAGTTGTGACGTTTATCGTCCAGCGGCAATTCAACAACTGCAAACACTGGCAAATGAAGTAGGTGTTGAATTTATACCAAGTGATACTAGTCAGGCGCCGATTGATATTGCCAAGCGAGCAGTAGAGCAAGCTAAAACACAATTTAAAGATGTGTTGTTAGTGGATACTGCGGGCCGATTGCATGTTGATGAAAAGATGATGCAAGAAATCATTCAGTTGCATCAAGCCATACAGCCCACTGAAACATTATTTGTTGTCGATAGTATGAGTGGTCAGGACGCGGCGAACTCTGCAAAAGCGTTTAATGAAGCACTGCCATTAACCGGCGTAATTCTGACCAAGACAGATGGTGATGCGCGAGGTGGCGCAGCCTTGTCGGTGCGACACGTAACGGGTAAACCCATTAAATTTTTGGGAACCGGCGAAAAAACCACAGCGCTAGAACCGTTTCATCCAGATCGTATTGCATCGCGGATTTTGGGAATGGGCGATGTGGTGAGTTTGGTTGAAGAAGTTGAGCAAAAAGTTGATCACGAAAAAGCTCAGAAACTTGCTAAGAAAATTAAAAAGGGTAAAAGCTTCAATATGGTTGATTTAAAAAGTCAGCTTGAACAAATGATGAGTATGGGAGGCATGGCTGGCATTATGGATAAAATTCTGGGTGCTGCGGGAATGGCTCAAAAAGCATCAGGTATGGGAGATGACAAGTCTTTGCATCAGATGATTGCGATCATCAATTCTATGACGCCACATGAGCGTCGTTTTCCAGATGTGATTAAGAATACCCGCAAGCGTCGTATTGCTGCTGGGTCCGGTACTCAGGTGCAAGATGTAAACCGTCTGCTTAAGCAGCACCTACAAATGAAGAAAATGATGAAGAAGTTCTCCAAGAAAGGAGGCATGCAGCGCATGATGCAAGGATTGAAAGGTGGTGGGATGCCGCCAGGATTAGGTTAA
- the rpsP gene encoding 30S ribosomal protein S16 has protein sequence MVTIRLARGGAKKRPFYHIVVTDSRKRRDSSYIERIGYFNPTAKGQEVRLNIEMERFEHWCGHGAKPSDRVAYLVKNHLKQAA, from the coding sequence ATGGTCACCATTCGATTAGCCAGAGGCGGAGCTAAAAAGCGCCCTTTCTACCACATTGTTGTAACGGATTCGCGCAAACGTCGTGATAGTAGTTACATTGAACGAATTGGCTATTTTAATCCTACTGCAAAAGGTCAGGAAGTAAGGTTGAATATTGAGATGGAGCGTTTTGAGCATTGGTGTGGTCACGGAGCTAAGCCTTCAGACCGAGTTGCATATCTGGTGAAGAATCACCTCAAGCAAGCTGCTTAA
- the rimM gene encoding ribosome maturation factor RimM — translation MGCILSQQDTHIQLGAIQGVFGIKGWLKIFSFCRPKEQILDYSKWQLRTSSSAEIYELQEGKLHSNKIVAKLSNIDDRTLAETLVRSEIWIAKTELPDLVSDEFYWFQLEGLSVINIEGDQLGLVKRMMETGANDVLVVQDKNDKQEILIPYIREQVVKHVDLEQKKITVDWQKDY, via the coding sequence TTGGGCTGCATCTTGAGTCAGCAAGATACACATATTCAGCTCGGAGCTATCCAAGGTGTTTTCGGCATCAAGGGTTGGCTAAAAATATTTTCCTTTTGTCGTCCTAAAGAACAGATTCTCGATTACTCAAAGTGGCAGTTGCGAACATCCAGCAGTGCAGAGATATATGAACTGCAAGAGGGTAAGTTGCATAGTAATAAAATTGTCGCAAAGTTGAGTAACATTGATGACCGTACTCTAGCGGAAACATTGGTGCGTTCTGAGATTTGGATTGCTAAGACCGAGTTGCCTGATCTCGTGAGCGATGAGTTTTACTGGTTTCAGTTGGAAGGACTAAGTGTAATTAACATTGAAGGAGATCAGCTGGGCCTAGTTAAGAGGATGATGGAGACCGGGGCGAATGATGTGTTGGTAGTGCAAGATAAAAATGACAAGCAAGAAATATTAATTCCATATATTCGTGAACAAGTGGTTAAACACGTAGACTTAGAGCAGAAAAAAATTACGGTTGATTGGCAAAAAGACTACTAG
- the trmD gene encoding tRNA (guanosine(37)-N1)-methyltransferase TrmD, with translation MNFKVITLFPEMVLNLAMFGVVGRAIENNIASLEVFNPRDFSSDLNRRVDDRPYGGGPGMVMQFEPLLKTIQKARKSETSVRVICLSAQGKPFQHADVERLTAYSNLILLAGRYEGIDERLIEAGVDEEISIGNTVVSGGELPAMMMVDALIRHIPGALGHDESAHQDSFVDGLLDCPHYTRPERINDLSVPKVLLGGDHQAIQRWREKQSLGRTFQRRPDLIEKLELSDEQKALLQEYIQEHQN, from the coding sequence ATGAATTTTAAAGTCATTACACTGTTTCCAGAAATGGTATTGAACTTGGCAATGTTCGGTGTTGTAGGTAGGGCGATTGAAAATAATATTGCCAGCCTTGAAGTTTTCAATCCTAGAGATTTTTCTAGCGACCTTAATCGTCGTGTGGATGACCGTCCCTATGGGGGCGGCCCAGGCATGGTGATGCAATTTGAGCCTTTACTAAAAACCATACAAAAGGCTAGGAAATCTGAAACTAGCGTGCGAGTGATCTGTCTGTCCGCTCAAGGCAAACCATTTCAACATGCGGATGTAGAAAGACTAACTGCCTACAGTAATCTGATACTGCTTGCAGGACGGTATGAGGGCATTGATGAGCGTTTAATTGAAGCTGGGGTCGATGAGGAGATCTCGATCGGGAATACTGTAGTGAGCGGTGGTGAATTACCTGCAATGATGATGGTGGATGCACTCATTAGACACATTCCAGGGGCATTGGGGCATGATGAATCGGCACATCAGGATTCCTTTGTTGACGGGCTGCTCGATTGCCCGCATTATACGCGCCCGGAAAGAATCAACGATCTCAGTGTACCCAAGGTATTACTGGGCGGTGACCATCAAGCCATTCAGAGATGGCGCGAAAAACAGTCATTGGGACGTACTTTTCAACGCAGGCCAGATCTAATTGAAAAATTAGAGCTAAGCGATGAGCAAAAGGCCTTGCTACAGGAATATATACAAGAACACCAAAACTAA
- the rplS gene encoding 50S ribosomal protein L19, which produces MSNIIQEIDQHQLKQDLPDFSPGDTVVVQVRVKEGDRERLQAFEGVVIARRNRGINSAFTVRKLSHGEGVERVFQTHSPLIESVAVKRKGNVRQAKLYYLRGRTGKAARIKEKI; this is translated from the coding sequence ATGTCGAATATTATCCAAGAAATAGACCAGCATCAGCTCAAGCAAGATTTACCTGACTTCAGTCCTGGTGATACCGTAGTTGTGCAGGTAAGAGTAAAAGAAGGCGATCGTGAACGTTTGCAGGCTTTTGAAGGTGTTGTCATTGCCAGACGTAATCGTGGAATAAATTCCGCATTCACAGTACGGAAACTTTCGCATGGTGAAGGGGTTGAGCGAGTATTTCAGACTCACAGTCCTTTAATTGAAAGTGTAGCGGTAAAGCGTAAAGGTAACGTAAGACAAGCTAAGCTTTACTACTTGCGTGGACGTACCGGTAAGGCCGCTAGGATCAAGGAAAAAATCTAA
- a CDS encoding methylated-DNA--[protein]-cysteine S-methyltransferase: MDQIVVKTPIGKIAVDYQDDFVMEVRQVADQVRALSKKDPFAVEIQKQLTAYFSGDLEEFNLPFLFKQGTDYQLRVWDQIRKISFGSTKTYGEIAKKIKSGPRAVGNACRRNQLLLLVPCHRVVSVAGLGGFMGDDTGKLVQRKQWLLDHEQVVDS; encoded by the coding sequence ATGGATCAAATCGTTGTAAAAACCCCAATCGGCAAGATCGCGGTGGATTATCAAGATGACTTTGTAATGGAAGTGCGGCAAGTCGCTGATCAAGTGCGTGCGCTATCTAAAAAAGATCCTTTTGCAGTAGAAATACAAAAACAACTAACGGCTTATTTTTCAGGAGATCTAGAAGAATTCAATTTGCCGTTTTTATTTAAGCAAGGAACGGATTATCAATTAAGAGTATGGGATCAAATTAGAAAAATTTCATTTGGCAGTACTAAAACCTATGGAGAAATAGCTAAAAAGATTAAATCGGGTCCACGTGCAGTAGGTAATGCATGTCGGCGTAACCAGTTATTGTTACTGGTTCCTTGTCATCGAGTGGTAAGTGTTGCGGGCTTAGGTGGTTTTATGGGTGATGACACAGGCAAGCTTGTGCAACGCAAACAATGGCTGCTTGATCATGAGCAGGTTGTTGATAGCTAA
- a CDS encoding amidotransferase gives MQIHYLKHVPFEGLGSMEDIFVARGCTLSRTCMYEDQSLPSIHDIDALVVMGGPMGVGDDDEYPWLTLEKEFIESVLKREIPVLGVCLGAQLIANVLGAKVSKNANEEIGWFPVKRTKGLMDERVENLPIRFDAIHWHSDTFDIPKGAKNFMTSEACVNQGFAYGDSTLALQFHLEMLPSHVQTIYQECGKPEKVGPFVHGLEELLAPVDNFQQARETLEKFLEAFIFQKVTQ, from the coding sequence ATGCAAATACATTACTTGAAGCATGTTCCATTTGAAGGCTTAGGCTCAATGGAAGATATATTTGTTGCTCGTGGTTGTACTTTGTCGAGAACTTGTATGTACGAAGATCAATCTTTGCCATCGATACACGATATTGATGCATTGGTGGTAATGGGTGGGCCGATGGGTGTGGGGGATGATGATGAATATCCATGGCTTACTTTAGAGAAAGAATTTATTGAATCGGTGCTAAAACGTGAAATACCTGTGTTAGGGGTATGTTTGGGCGCGCAACTTATCGCTAATGTGTTGGGAGCTAAGGTCAGTAAGAATGCAAATGAAGAAATAGGTTGGTTTCCGGTTAAGCGTACCAAAGGACTTATGGATGAACGAGTCGAGAACTTGCCAATTCGTTTTGATGCTATTCACTGGCATAGCGATACTTTTGATATTCCAAAGGGCGCTAAAAACTTTATGACGAGCGAGGCATGCGTAAATCAAGGTTTCGCCTACGGTGATTCTACACTCGCACTGCAGTTTCACTTAGAGATGTTACCTAGTCATGTGCAGACGATTTATCAAGAATGCGGCAAACCAGAGAAAGTAGGCCCTTTTGTTCATGGATTGGAAGAACTGCTAGCACCAGTGGATAATTTCCAGCAAGCACGCGAAACGCTAGAGAAATTTCTAGAGGCCTTTATTTTTCAAAAAGTGACCCAATAA
- the htpG gene encoding molecular chaperone HtpG — MNTKTNKKTEDSNKKETLQFETEVSQLLHLMIHSLYSNKEIFLRELISNASDACDKLRFEAISDDSLLSNDAELKIQVEFNKEDRTVTIRDNGVGMSRDEVVSNVGTIAKSGTKEFLDTLTGDQSKDSHLIGQFGVGFYSAFIVADKVTLITRRAGLENNQAVQWESEGTGSYTLEQAVKEQRGTEVILHLKKDEDEFLSSYRLKSIIGTYSDHVPLPIEMLKEDEINNDETKEDQSGEDDKSELTNEWETVNKASALWVRPKSEITEEEYKEFYKHVGHDFVDPLLWTHNRVEGKTEYTSLLYVPSQAPFDLFEPNTKHGVKLYVQRVFIMDDADKLMPRYLRFVRGVIDSNDLPLNISREILQNNKVIDNIRSGSVKKILGLLEKLAKNESAKYQEFWNVFGKVLKEGPGEDFANKEKIAKLLRFASTHQDSDGQTVSLDDYLARMKSDQEKIYFITADNYAAAKNSPHLEIFKEKDIEVLLLSDRVDEWLMSHLNEYQEKSFASVAKGELDLDKLSSEEDKKEREKAEKDAEGLIERIKRVLEEKVEDVRVSHRLTSSPACIVLSEQDMALYMQNLMKQAGHDMPESKPVLEINPTHTLVQRMENEQAEDRFEDWARILFDQAILAEGGQLEDPATFVNRLNQMINEIAK; from the coding sequence ATGAATACAAAAACAAACAAAAAGACCGAAGACAGTAACAAGAAAGAAACATTGCAGTTTGAAACAGAAGTTTCACAACTTCTGCACTTAATGATTCATTCGCTTTACTCAAATAAAGAAATATTTTTACGCGAATTGATATCCAATGCATCGGATGCGTGCGACAAGTTACGTTTTGAGGCGATCTCTGATGATTCCTTATTAAGTAATGATGCAGAGTTAAAGATTCAAGTCGAGTTTAACAAAGAGGACCGCACCGTAACGATACGAGATAATGGTGTGGGTATGAGTCGTGATGAGGTGGTCAGCAATGTGGGCACGATTGCCAAATCAGGCACCAAAGAGTTTTTAGATACACTTACGGGGGATCAAAGTAAAGATTCGCATCTTATCGGCCAGTTTGGAGTAGGTTTTTACTCTGCATTTATTGTTGCCGACAAAGTTACCTTAATTACCAGGCGTGCTGGGCTTGAAAATAATCAAGCCGTTCAGTGGGAATCTGAAGGTACCGGTTCGTATACATTAGAACAGGCTGTAAAAGAACAACGTGGAACTGAAGTTATTTTGCATCTAAAGAAAGATGAAGATGAATTTTTAAGCAGTTATCGTCTGAAATCAATTATTGGCACCTATTCAGATCATGTGCCTTTGCCTATTGAGATGCTCAAGGAAGATGAGATCAATAATGATGAGACCAAGGAAGATCAGAGTGGTGAAGATGATAAAAGTGAGCTTACCAATGAGTGGGAAACGGTAAATAAAGCTTCTGCTTTATGGGTGCGCCCTAAAAGTGAAATTACTGAAGAAGAATACAAGGAGTTTTATAAACATGTAGGGCATGACTTTGTTGATCCATTATTGTGGACCCATAATCGAGTGGAAGGGAAAACGGAATACACTTCCTTGTTGTACGTTCCTTCGCAAGCGCCGTTTGATTTGTTTGAGCCCAATACAAAGCATGGTGTCAAACTCTATGTACAACGCGTGTTCATTATGGACGATGCGGATAAGCTAATGCCACGTTACCTGCGTTTCGTGCGTGGGGTGATAGATTCAAATGATCTACCGCTGAACATTTCGCGTGAAATTCTGCAAAACAATAAAGTTATCGACAATATACGTTCAGGTTCAGTAAAAAAGATTCTTGGTTTGTTAGAAAAGTTAGCTAAAAATGAGTCTGCTAAGTATCAAGAATTTTGGAATGTATTCGGCAAAGTTTTAAAAGAAGGTCCTGGCGAAGATTTTGCTAATAAAGAAAAAATAGCCAAGCTACTAAGGTTTGCATCAACGCATCAAGATAGTGATGGACAAACGGTTTCTTTGGATGACTACCTTGCGCGCATGAAATCTGATCAAGAGAAAATCTACTTCATTACTGCAGATAACTATGCCGCAGCTAAAAATAGCCCGCATCTAGAAATTTTCAAAGAAAAAGATATTGAGGTATTGCTACTTTCTGACCGCGTAGATGAATGGTTGATGAGTCATCTAAATGAATATCAAGAAAAATCTTTTGCTTCAGTAGCTAAAGGAGAACTTGATCTTGATAAGCTAAGCAGTGAGGAAGATAAAAAAGAACGCGAGAAAGCAGAGAAAGATGCAGAAGGATTAATAGAGCGCATCAAGAGAGTATTAGAAGAAAAAGTAGAAGATGTGCGAGTCTCGCATCGTCTAACGAGCTCTCCGGCCTGTATCGTGTTGAGTGAACAAGATATGGCGTTATATATGCAGAATCTCATGAAACAAGCCGGACATGACATGCCCGAGAGTAAGCCGGTATTAGAAATTAATCCGACGCATACTTTAGTGCAGCGCATGGAAAATGAACAAGCTGAAGATCGTTTTGAGGATTGGGCGCGAATTTTGTTTGATCAAGCGATTCTTGCAGAAGGTGGGCAGCTTGAAGATCCGGCTACCTTCGTCAACCGTTTGAATCAGATGATTAATGAAATCGCCAAATAA
- a CDS encoding YcgN family cysteine cluster protein, which produces MKSPNKEKSEKPFWKTKTLVEMSQKEWESLCDGCGKCCLIKLEDAETKELFYTDVACHLLDENTCQCKDYKHRRKLVDDCLQLEVDDVEEFKWLPKSCSYRRLHEGRGLPKWHYLISGDRSTVHKKKKSVKNRVISETEVMEVAEHIVYWV; this is translated from the coding sequence ATGAAATCGCCAAATAAAGAAAAATCAGAAAAACCATTCTGGAAAACCAAAACACTTGTAGAGATGTCCCAAAAAGAATGGGAATCTCTCTGCGATGGCTGTGGGAAGTGTTGTCTAATTAAATTAGAAGATGCTGAAACTAAAGAGCTGTTTTATACCGATGTAGCATGTCATTTGTTAGATGAGAACACCTGTCAATGTAAGGACTATAAGCATCGTAGAAAACTGGTTGATGATTGTCTGCAACTTGAGGTAGACGACGTCGAAGAATTCAAGTGGTTGCCGAAATCTTGTTCATATCGTCGACTGCATGAAGGCAGAGGGCTGCCTAAATGGCATTACTTAATTTCTGGTGATCGCAGTACCGTGCATAAAAAAAAGAAATCTGTCAAAAATCGTGTCATTAGCGAAACAGAAGTGATGGAAGTAGCGGAGCACATAGTTTACTGGGTCTAA
- a CDS encoding BON domain-containing protein codes for MNLKNIVMAALLNLVLISSLLAESAGEHVDDAVIASKAKTALISEKNVPARNINVEVSKGVLQLSGFVSTESEESIALSIANSVAGAKKVLDALIVFPGSRSAGEVLDDANISAKLKTKLTKTTGLGGATAITTEVKQKQILLAGFVENESVKSAAAEMANSIGGVAKVHNLIAVKE; via the coding sequence ATGAATTTAAAAAATATAGTAATGGCTGCACTATTAAATTTAGTTTTAATATCATCTTTGTTAGCTGAAAGTGCCGGCGAACATGTTGATGATGCGGTCATTGCTTCTAAAGCAAAAACAGCACTTATTAGTGAAAAGAATGTTCCTGCAAGGAATATCAATGTTGAAGTCTCTAAAGGGGTTTTGCAGCTCTCGGGGTTTGTCAGTACTGAATCTGAAGAATCAATAGCACTAAGTATTGCGAATAGCGTTGCAGGCGCAAAAAAAGTGTTGGATGCACTGATTGTATTTCCTGGTTCTAGAAGTGCAGGTGAGGTTTTAGATGATGCTAATATTTCTGCAAAGTTAAAAACAAAGCTTACAAAAACTACCGGATTGGGCGGAGCAACGGCTATCACTACCGAAGTAAAGCAAAAACAAATACTACTTGCAGGGTTTGTCGAAAATGAAAGTGTTAAAAGTGCAGCAGCTGAAATGGCAAATAGTATAGGTGGTGTTGCTAAGGTTCATAACCTAATTGCTGTTAAGGAATGA
- a CDS encoding glutathione S-transferase family protein translates to MKLELISFNVCPFVQRSVITLIHKNCDYGITFIELSNPPDWFLEISPLGKVPVLKVDDKEVLFESAVINEFIDDVTPGTLKPSDPLTLAKNRAWIEYGGTCLADLYMISDHNEEADMKKQMNECVERLQRVEDILGDSTFFNGEELSLIDAAYAPLLIRLDFMNEKLNLIDWNTFPKLKKWRDNLLDLKSVQKSIIDNFDLHYTNKIKGQNGYLASILQ, encoded by the coding sequence ATGAAACTAGAACTGATTAGTTTTAACGTCTGCCCATTTGTGCAACGCAGTGTCATTACCCTTATTCATAAGAATTGTGACTATGGCATCACCTTTATTGAATTAAGCAACCCGCCAGATTGGTTTCTTGAAATTTCTCCCTTAGGCAAAGTACCCGTTCTAAAAGTAGATGATAAAGAAGTGCTTTTTGAGTCTGCGGTGATTAACGAATTTATAGATGATGTTACCCCTGGCACTTTAAAACCTTCCGACCCTCTTACTTTAGCGAAAAACCGTGCTTGGATTGAATACGGTGGCACTTGTTTAGCTGACTTGTACATGATTTCTGATCATAACGAAGAAGCCGATATGAAAAAGCAAATGAATGAGTGTGTAGAGCGATTGCAACGAGTGGAAGATATTTTAGGTGATTCCACCTTTTTTAATGGCGAAGAACTTTCGCTCATTGATGCTGCTTATGCACCGTTGCTGATACGCTTAGATTTTATGAATGAAAAATTGAATCTAATTGATTGGAACACCTTTCCAAAACTTAAAAAATGGCGGGACAACTTACTCGATTTAAAGTCTGTTCAAAAATCGATTATTGATAATTTTGACCTGCATTACACCAACAAAATTAAGGGTCAGAACGGGTATTTGGCTAGTATCCTGCAATAA
- a CDS encoding RNA-binding protein: protein MPEDKNIPQKVRVDKWLWAARFFKTRAIAADAVNGGKVHVNDQRVKSSRPVQAGDQLEITRGQIHSVVKIVALNDKRGPAKAAQLLYEETPQSIQERELRTEQRKLLNASMPKSHGKPDKHQRREIRKVSGKH from the coding sequence ATGCCTGAAGATAAGAATATTCCACAAAAAGTCCGTGTAGATAAATGGCTTTGGGCAGCACGGTTTTTTAAAACACGCGCTATTGCAGCCGATGCAGTGAATGGTGGCAAAGTGCATGTAAATGACCAACGCGTGAAATCATCTCGACCCGTACAAGCGGGAGACCAGCTTGAAATTACCCGCGGTCAAATACATTCAGTTGTAAAAATAGTCGCACTAAATGACAAACGTGGCCCAGCCAAAGCCGCGCAGCTGCTTTATGAAGAAACACCACAAAGCATACAAGAGCGTGAGCTTAGGACTGAACAACGAAAATTATTAAATGCCAGCATGCCGAAGTCTCACGGCAAGCCAGATAAACACCAACGGCGTGAAATACGCAAAGTCAGCGGGAAGCACTGA
- a CDS encoding FHA domain-containing protein: MKERRNQERRRWGRKVTYPFIDSEGVLVTKNRRRKIDRRDDLPEEDQAAQEEETQSSVAGKSKQENKNTSLDISESKVMELEEALQDESKPESSIAASIKDLEEEILDATNIEAVSKEKFEAASKENAPAEKQIAKPKIVEKPAELPEIDTTANGKSNGKDKGVTIELLIKGKKHVLTTDKDTCKVGRDPSCDIIIQNKFVSRMHAQIILKDGKFLVEDSSFNGTYIEFSNGQKIHVSKDEQTLVANGLMSMGKPVDDKSKSVIEFKISQ; the protein is encoded by the coding sequence ATGAAAGAACGCAGAAATCAAGAACGTCGTCGTTGGGGCAGAAAAGTCACTTATCCATTCATTGATAGTGAAGGCGTACTCGTTACCAAAAACCGCCGCCGAAAGATTGATCGTAGAGATGATCTCCCTGAGGAAGATCAAGCAGCACAGGAAGAAGAAACTCAATCTTCCGTTGCTGGCAAGTCTAAACAAGAAAATAAAAATACTTCGCTAGACATTAGCGAATCAAAAGTAATGGAATTGGAAGAAGCATTACAGGATGAAAGCAAGCCTGAATCAAGCATAGCGGCATCTATAAAAGATTTAGAAGAAGAGATACTAGATGCAACCAATATAGAAGCTGTTTCTAAAGAGAAATTTGAAGCAGCAAGTAAAGAAAATGCACCTGCAGAAAAACAAATAGCCAAACCCAAAATAGTTGAAAAGCCTGCCGAGCTTCCAGAGATTGATACAACCGCTAATGGGAAATCAAATGGAAAAGATAAGGGTGTAACGATTGAGCTATTAATAAAAGGTAAAAAGCATGTGCTCACAACAGACAAAGACACCTGCAAAGTAGGACGTGACCCTAGTTGCGATATTATCATTCAGAACAAATTCGTTTCTCGAATGCATGCACAGATAATTTTGAAAGATGGAAAGTTCTTAGTTGAAGACAGTAGCTTCAATGGCACTTATATCGAATTTAGTAACGGCCAGAAAATCCACGTCTCAAAAGACGAGCAAACCCTCGTGGCTAACGGTTTAATGAGCATGGGCAAACCTGTGGACGACAAATCCAAATCCGTTATTGAATTCAAGATCAGCCAATAA